A window of Labrys wisconsinensis genomic DNA:
CCGGACCAGGTCGTGCGCGACATCGACGCGCAATTGGCGGCCCATTCCGTGGTCCGGACCGGCATCCGGGATTTCCTGGGCAGCGCTGACCTCGCCGATCTCAGCGATATCTCGGCGGCGCTGCACGAGCGGGCGGACGCGGCCATGAGGATGGCGATCGCCGGCCTCCCCGACGGCGACTATCGTTCCGTGGTGAGGGCCGATGGATACGAAGGCCGGGAAACGGAGATCCGATGCTGCATAACCGTCGCCGGCGACACGCTCTCCATCGACTTCGCCGGCACGTCGCCGCAGATCGACCGCGGCCTCAACTCCGTCTTCAACTACACCTACGCCTACACGGTCTATCCGCTGAAATGCGCCCTGGATCCGCTGACGCCGCACAATGACGGATCGTACCGCTCGGTGACGGTCACGGCCCCGCTCGGCTCGATCCTCAATCCGCGCTTTCCCGCGCCCTGCAATGCTCGCCATCTCACGGGCCAGCTGATCGCCGGCGCCGTCCATCGATGCCTGGCCGAGGCCATCCCGGATCAGGTCCTCGCCGAGTCGGGAGGAGCCCCCTCGCTCCGTGCGGTCTTCAGCGGGCAGGATGCATCGGGGGAACGGTTCTCGCAGATCCTGATGTGCAGCGGCGGCATGGGCGCCAGCGCTCGGGGCGATGGCCTTGCCTGCACGCCGTTTCCGACGAACACCGGCTCGGGGAGCATCGAGGCCTTCGAAGGCCTGGCGCCGCTGCTGGTCCGGCGAAAGGAGCTTCTTGCCAACTCGGGAGGAAGCGGCAGGCATCGCGGCGGCCTCGGCCAGGAGATCGAGATCGAAGTCATGTCCTCGAAGACCGTCGTCCTGTCGCTCATGGGCGACAGGATGAAGAACCTGCCGCTGGGCCTGCTGGGCGGCGGATCCGGCCAAGGCGTCGGCATGACCTTGGCCAGCGGCCGGGCGCTCGCGCCGAAGGCGCGGACCGAGCTGGTCCCGGGAGATCGGCTGATCCTGCGCTATGCCGGTGGCGGCGGCTTCGGAGACCCCGGCGAGCGCGACCCCGCCGACGTCGCGCGCGATCTTGAGAACGGCTACGTCGTTGAACGCTGAAGCCGGCCGCACCAACAGTTCCGGAAACGCTGGCATGGACATGGCAGGCACAGGCCTTCGCATCGGCATCGACGTCGGAGGAACCTTCACGGATTTCGTTCTGCTCGACGATCGTTCCGGCAGCGTGATCCTCGGCAAGGAGCTGACCAGCCATGACGATCCCAGCCGGGCGATCCTGGCGGGGATGGAGAAGCTGCTGAACGCGCGTGACCTGCGGTTCTCGGACCTGAGCAGCGTCGTCCACGCCACGACGCTGGTGACCAACGCGATCATCGAGCGCAAGGGGGCCCGGGTGGGCTTCGTCACCACCCGGGGCTTCAGGGATGCGATCGAGATCGGCAACGAGATGCGCTACGAGCTCTACGACCTTTTCCTGCAGAAGCCGGCGCCGCTGGTGCCGAGGCCGCTGCGGGTCGAGGTGTCCGAGCGGGTGGACGCAGCCGGTGGAATCGTCGTTCCGCTCGCGGTCGAGGATGTCGTCGCGGCCGCAGGCGTCCTGCGCGACCGTCAGGTCGATGCGATCGCCGTCTGCCTGCTTCACAGCTACCGGAACCCAGTTCACGAACGGCAGATCCGGGAGATCCTGCAAGCCGAGCTTCCCGGAATACCGGTGACGCTGTCGAGCGACGTCGCGCCCGAGATCAGGGAGTACGAGCGCGGGAATACGGCGAGCGCAAACGCCTATGTGCAGCCGCTCGTGACCCGTTATCTCGCCGAGTTGCAGGCCCAGCTCGAAGCGCGCGGCTTCGAGGGGGCGATCCATCTGATGCTGTCCGCCGGCGGGCTGACGACGCTCGCATCGGCGCAGGCGCGGCCGATCCACCTGATCGAGTCCGGTCCTGCCGCGGGCGCCATCGCGGCGGGATGGTTCAGCGCGTCGTCCGGGTCTGCGGACGTCCTGTCCTTCGACATGGGCGGCACGACGGCGAAGATGTGCCTCCTGAAGAACGGCGAGCCTCAACGGTCGATGGAGTTCGAGGCGGGGCGGGTGCATCGGTTCAGGAAGGGATCCGGCCTTCCCCTGAAGGTCCCGGTGATCGACCTGATCGAAATCGGCGCCGGAGGCGGCTCGATCGCGCATCTCAACGCGATGGGGCTGCTCAAGATCGGCCCGGAAAGCGCCGGCTCCGAGCCCGGTCCCGTATGCTATGGCCGCGGCGGCACGCGGCCCACCGTGACCGATGCCGATCTCGTCCTCGGATATCTCTCTCCCGACTACTTTCTCGGCGGCGAGATGCATCTGGACCTGTCGGCGGTCCATGGCGCCATCGAGCGCGAGATCGCCGCGCCGCTGGGCATGAGCGTGCTCGCCGCGGCGGCCGGAATCCACGAGGTCGTCAACGAGACCATGGCCTCCGCCACCCGCATGTATCTTGCGGAGAAGGGCGTGGACCCGCGGCGGCATACGCTGCTGGCGTTCGGCGGCGCCGGACCCGTCCATGCCTATGGCCTGGCCAGGCTCCTGCGGATCCCGCGCATGGTGGTTCCTCCCGGCGCCGGCGTGATGTCGGCCCTCGGATTGCTGGTGGCGGCGCCGGCGATCCATCTGGCGCGCGGCTACATATCGCGGATCGCCGCGGTCGACTGGTCGATCGTCGATGCGCTCTTCGGCGCCATGGAGTGGGAGGCGCGGTCGATCATGGAGCAGGCCGGCGCGAGCTGGAGCGATGTCGAGATCAGACGGTTCGCCGACATGCGCTTCATCGGCCAGGGCTTCGAAATCCCGTCGCCCATCCCCGCCGGTGGCCTGAGCCCGGGCAGCCGAAGCGAGATCGAAGCGAGCTTCACGGCCGCCTACGAGCAGCGCTTCGGCCGGCGCATCACCGATATCGGTCTCGAGGCCCTGACATGGCGGATTCAGGTCTCGGCACCGAGCAGGAGCACACGCCTTCGATTTCCCGAATCGCCGCCGGGGCAGTCGGCCGAGAAAGGCGTTCGCGCGGTCTATTTCCCCGGACCGGGCTTCCGGGAATGCGCCGTCTTCGACCGCAATCGCCTGTTGCCCGGGACGCGGCTCGTCGGTCCGGCCGTCGTCGAGGAGCGTGAATCCACGACCGTGATCGGCCCCAAGTCCGAGCTGGTCGTCGACGACGCCCTCAATCTCGTGGTTTCCGTGAATAGCGATACATCCATTGGCGAAGCCGCGATGTCCGCAGCCTAGACGCTGTTCCCGACCTCTGCAGCCGCATCTCGCGCGAACATCGACGGCGCACCGTCGAAATTCACGCTCGCTTTCCACGAGGGCTCGTCCCGAAGCGGTCGGGCGGGATGTGCCGATCGTCGTGGCTTGCTATTGTATAGCTATGCACTTTGTGCTTTAGGTGTGCGCCTCGATCGGGGCGCCCGCCGCCAGGTGAAGCCCCGTCGCGCAAGGCCGGCGCTGCAACGACCGGCGGGACATCCAGCAAGCACGGGAGGACGACATGAAAGGACGCCTGTTCATCGCTTCGATGGCCGCAGGTCTGGCGATCGCGGCCTGGGGAGCCGCGCCGGCGCGCGCGGCGGACGAGCCTCGCTTCATCATGGTCACGCACGGCCAGGCCAACGACCCCTTCTGGTCCGTGGTCAAGAACGGCGCGAACGCGGCCGCCGCCGACGTGCATGTCGAGGTCGACTACCGCGCCCCCGAGACCTTCGACATGGTGGCGATGGGGCAGCTGATCGATGCGGCGGTCAACCAGAAGCCGGCCGGCCTGATCGTCACCATCCCCGACGCCTCGGCCCTCGGCCCCTCGATCCGCAAGGCCGTCGCCGCCGGCATTCCCGTCATCTCGATGAATTCCGGCTCCGACGTCTCCAAGGAATTCGGGGCGCTGCTGCATGTCGGGCAGGACGAATACGATGCCGGCAAGACCGCGGGCGAGAAGCTGAAGGCGCTCGGCGGCAAGGTCGGGCTCTGCGTCAATCACGAGGTCGGCAATGTGGCGCTCGACCTGCGCTGCAAGGGGTTTGCCGACGGCTTCGGCCAGACGGTGACGGTGCTGCCGACCTCCAACGACCCGAGCGAGATCCGCGCCAAGGTCAAGGCGGCTCTCGCCGCCCATGACGACATCGATTCCATCCTCGCCCTGGGCGCGTCCCTGGCGGGCGAGCCGACGGTCGCGGCCGTGGTCGATGCCGGCAAGGTGGGCAAGGTCCGGGTGGCGAGCTTCGACCTCTCGGCGAATTTCCTGAAGGCGGTCGCCGAGGGCAAGGCGGCCTTCGCCATCGATCAGCAGCAATATCTGCAGGGCTACCTGCCGGTAGTCTTCCTGGCCAACCTCGTCCGCTACGGCCTGATCCCGGGCGGCAACGTGCCCTCCGGCCCGAACCTGATCACCAAGGACAAGGCCGCCCTCGCGGTGGATCTTTCGGCCAAGGGAATCCGCTGATCGGCACGGGATGCCGGGCCGGCCTCACGCTTCGGCCGCCGTCCCGGCATCCTCCTTGCTCCCGCGCCATATCACGAGGGCATGATGACATCCCAGCACCCCGACATGCCCGGCCCAGCGGCAACCGCTCGCCCGGCGGCGGTGCCCGCCGACGACCGCCTGCGCGGGACGTCTCTCGCCACGCGGCTGATGCGGCGCCCCGAGCTCGGCGCCGTCGCTGGCCTGGTCCTGGTCGTGGCCTTCTTCGCCGCGACCGCCGACAGCTCGATGTTCACCCTTTCCGGCATCATGACGATCCTGGCGCCGGCCTCGCAGCTCGGCATCCTGGCGGTGGCCGCGGCGCTGCTGATGATCGGCGGCGAGTTCGACCTCTCCATCGGCTCGATGATCGCCTTCGCCGGCCTGATCTTCGGCGCGGCGGCCGTCTCGGGCGGCCTGCCGCTATGGGCCGCCATCCTCGTCACCTTCCTGTGTGCCGGGGCGATGGGGGCGATCAACGGCCAGATCGTCATCCGCAGCCGGCTGCCCTCCTTCATCGTGACGCTCGCTTTCCTGTTCATCCTGCGCGGCCTCACCCTGGTCGGCCTGAAATGGGCGACCGGCGGCTCGACCCAGATGCGCGGCATCGGCGACGCGGTCGGCCAGGGCCTGCTGGCGCGGCTGTTCTCGGGCGTCGCCTTCGAAGGGCTCTTCTCCTGGCTGGCGGCGCAGGGCCTGATCGAGACCTTCGACAACGGCACCCCGAAAGTGTCGGGCGTGCCGGTGTCGATCCTGTGGTTCGTCGCCGTCGCCGCCGTCGCCACCTTCGTGCTGCTGCGCACCCGGGTCGGCAACTGGAT
This region includes:
- a CDS encoding hydantoinase B/oxoprolinase family protein; its protein translation is MMSANEMNGVGLEILWSRLISIADEAAATLRRTAFSTIVRESNDFAVVILDEKGASLAENSIGVPSFLGVLPRTVACLLEHIPVEDWNDGDVIVTNDPWIGAGHLPDLVVASPIFHHGRRVGFCATVAHLPDIGGTIFSADCRDFYEEGLRILPTKLMRAGRENEDVFRFIRGNVRVPDQVVRDIDAQLAAHSVVRTGIRDFLGSADLADLSDISAALHERADAAMRMAIAGLPDGDYRSVVRADGYEGRETEIRCCITVAGDTLSIDFAGTSPQIDRGLNSVFNYTYAYTVYPLKCALDPLTPHNDGSYRSVTVTAPLGSILNPRFPAPCNARHLTGQLIAGAVHRCLAEAIPDQVLAESGGAPSLRAVFSGQDASGERFSQILMCSGGMGASARGDGLACTPFPTNTGSGSIEAFEGLAPLLVRRKELLANSGGSGRHRGGLGQEIEIEVMSSKTVVLSLMGDRMKNLPLGLLGGGSGQGVGMTLASGRALAPKARTELVPGDRLILRYAGGGGFGDPGERDPADVARDLENGYVVER
- a CDS encoding hydantoinase/oxoprolinase family protein — encoded protein: MDMAGTGLRIGIDVGGTFTDFVLLDDRSGSVILGKELTSHDDPSRAILAGMEKLLNARDLRFSDLSSVVHATTLVTNAIIERKGARVGFVTTRGFRDAIEIGNEMRYELYDLFLQKPAPLVPRPLRVEVSERVDAAGGIVVPLAVEDVVAAAGVLRDRQVDAIAVCLLHSYRNPVHERQIREILQAELPGIPVTLSSDVAPEIREYERGNTASANAYVQPLVTRYLAELQAQLEARGFEGAIHLMLSAGGLTTLASAQARPIHLIESGPAAGAIAAGWFSASSGSADVLSFDMGGTTAKMCLLKNGEPQRSMEFEAGRVHRFRKGSGLPLKVPVIDLIEIGAGGGSIAHLNAMGLLKIGPESAGSEPGPVCYGRGGTRPTVTDADLVLGYLSPDYFLGGEMHLDLSAVHGAIEREIAAPLGMSVLAAAAGIHEVVNETMASATRMYLAEKGVDPRRHTLLAFGGAGPVHAYGLARLLRIPRMVVPPGAGVMSALGLLVAAPAIHLARGYISRIAAVDWSIVDALFGAMEWEARSIMEQAGASWSDVEIRRFADMRFIGQGFEIPSPIPAGGLSPGSRSEIEASFTAAYEQRFGRRITDIGLEALTWRIQVSAPSRSTRLRFPESPPGQSAEKGVRAVYFPGPGFRECAVFDRNRLLPGTRLVGPAVVEERESTTVIGPKSELVVDDALNLVVSVNSDTSIGEAAMSAA
- a CDS encoding sugar ABC transporter substrate-binding protein — encoded protein: MKGRLFIASMAAGLAIAAWGAAPARAADEPRFIMVTHGQANDPFWSVVKNGANAAAADVHVEVDYRAPETFDMVAMGQLIDAAVNQKPAGLIVTIPDASALGPSIRKAVAAGIPVISMNSGSDVSKEFGALLHVGQDEYDAGKTAGEKLKALGGKVGLCVNHEVGNVALDLRCKGFADGFGQTVTVLPTSNDPSEIRAKVKAALAAHDDIDSILALGASLAGEPTVAAVVDAGKVGKVRVASFDLSANFLKAVAEGKAAFAIDQQQYLQGYLPVVFLANLVRYGLIPGGNVPSGPNLITKDKAALAVDLSAKGIR
- a CDS encoding ABC transporter permease is translated as MPGPAATARPAAVPADDRLRGTSLATRLMRRPELGAVAGLVLVVAFFAATADSSMFTLSGIMTILAPASQLGILAVAAALLMIGGEFDLSIGSMIAFAGLIFGAAAVSGGLPLWAAILVTFLCAGAMGAINGQIVIRSRLPSFIVTLAFLFILRGLTLVGLKWATGGSTQMRGIGDAVGQGLLARLFSGVAFEGLFSWLAAQGLIETFDNGTPKVSGVPVSILWFVAVAAVATFVLLRTRVGNWIFAAGGDANAARNSGVPVDRVKTGLFVLTACAAALVAILTVLDAGSTDARRGFQKEFEAIIAAVIGGCLLTGGYGSAIGAFFGAVIFGMVSIGLTYTRFDSDWFQVFLGSMLLMAVLFNNFIRRKVTGER